The genomic DNA CCCCAGCCCCAGCCCCACGAACAGCGCGCCAGAGGCCGCGCGGATCTCGCTTGGCCCCATGTTGCCCTCGCCCTTCTTCAGGTCGAGCATGTCCATCGTATAGCGTGGCGCCAGCCAGCCCACGGCGCCAAGGCCGATGCTGGCCAGCGCAAAGAGGTAGTTCAGAATATCCATCGTGCGGACCTTTCGCTGTGTCTGCAAGGCGATCTAGC from Loktanella sp. M215 includes the following:
- a CDS encoding DUF4345 family protein; this encodes MDILNYLFALASIGLGAVGWLAPRYTMDMLDLKKGEGNMGPSEIRAASGALFVGLGLGAILIGTPVAYGMIGCAWTGAAVGRATSLMLDGTNGLKWKFFATEVVVGLGALWVNFA